The DNA region CCCGGCGTCTCGGGATTCACCGGGGGCCACGGCTACGGCCTGGATTTTGCAAGACGCAGCCTCGGCAAGTTCGGAGCGAGTATCGAGGAGGTCGGCAGGGAGGGCGAGGGGGCGTGCTTCGTGGTGACGCTGAAGCGGGTGGGTTCATCCGGGAGCTGGAGCCAACCATGACCAAGAACCACATCCTGATCGTCGACGACGATGCCGAGTTCCTCGAGCGCTTTTGCGTGTTCGGCGCCGATGCCTTCCAGGTGACCGTGGCCCACAGCGGGGCGGCCGCTCTCGAATTGGTGGAAGCCGTGCGGCCGGACGCCATACTGCTCGATGTCTCGCTGGGCAGCGAGCCGGACGGCCTCGACGTCCTGCGCCGGGTACGCGCGAGACATCCCGATCTGCCGGTGATCATGGTCTCCGGCGACGATCGACCGGAGACGGTGGTCGCTGCCATGCGCGCCGGGGCCACCGACTACGTCTCCAAGCATCCCAGGATCGAGCTGCTGCGCATTCGTGTGCAGAAGGCCCTCGACGACCTGGCCTGGAAGACCCACGCTCGAGACCTCCAGGAGGGTTTGGGCGGGGAACTGATCGGCTCGGGACGGGCGATGAGCGATCTGCGGGAAGAGATCGGGCGCGTGGCGGCCCGCGACGTGCGTGTGCTGATCGTCGGCGAGAGCGGCACGGGCAAGGAGCTGGTCGCACGGGCCTTGCACCGGGCGAGCAGCCGGCGCAGCGAGCGCCTGATCACCTTCAACAGCGCCAGCGGCTCGGAAGGCATGATCGACGCGGAACTCTTCGGGCACGAGAAAGGCGCCTTCACCGGGGCCGAGAAGCGCAAGATGGGGCGCTTCGAACTGGCCAATCGAGGCACCTTGTTTCTCGACGAGATCGGCAAGATGCCCGCCGCCCACCAGGCCAAGCTGCTGCGGGTGCTCGAGAGCGGATGCTTCGAAAGGGTCGGCGGGGTCGACCCGGTCACCGTCGACGTGCGTGTCCTGGCGGCGACCAACGAAGAT from Acidobacteriota bacterium includes:
- a CDS encoding sigma-54 dependent transcriptional regulator, which gives rise to MTKNHILIVDDDAEFLERFCVFGADAFQVTVAHSGAAALELVEAVRPDAILLDVSLGSEPDGLDVLRRVRARHPDLPVIMVSGDDRPETVVAAMRAGATDYVSKHPRIELLRIRVQKALDDLAWKTHARDLQEGLGGELIGSGRAMSDLREEIGRVAARDVRVLIVGESGTGKELVARALHRASSRRSERLITFNSASGSEGMIDAELFGHEKGAFTGAEKRKMGRFELANRGTLFLDEIGKMPAAHQAKLLRVLESGCFERVGGVDPVTVDVRVLAATNEDLPGRVEAGKFLKDLYYRLDEYRLEVPPLRRRREDIPELASELLRRFARREAIEVPPLTESGLIALLEHDWPGNVRELDSVLKRVAILAPHEPIHGAAIRKALRNGGSLGNAGIDGVLEPAFSELAGPGYQAGRDSLLAAYDRWSIADALERSAGNATQAAKALGISRASLYRRLNELGISANKSR